The sequence TCTGAagtgcaaaaagtcaaactggTCATTTTGTGCCCTTGTTTGGTTAAAAGGAGGATGTTTGTCAGTTGGGGgaattgtctgtttgtctgagaTCATTCCAGTGATCTCATACCAGGGACATCATACTCTTATAAATCAGCTGTGTGTACCTGGAGAGAGGACTATCTACGGAGCACACGCCACCTGAATGCATTTTGAAACGTTTCAGAAGAAactgaaatgtaagaaaaaggAGGATTCAGATATTTCTACTTGTACATTTTAAGAGTAAATATGGCGTCTGTGCTGCTTTTCTACGTAGCATCAAAACATTCATATAtcttcagacctgcactgaactcaacacatgttcctgacatgttcctcacatgtgtgGAATGccggtgtggacgagctgtaaacaacaacactgatctttccacagcagaagttatacgtcatgtcccgcctcctgctgctctacaggctccgcctcctgctgctctacaggctccgcccccaggctccgcccctcgcctggatgttccccacatgttcctgttgttgtgaacgagtcggacccgacaacctgctgctgcttcacaaacactaACTACACAACATGACCAGTCACTATCTTCTGAAGTTCCAGTCTGAAAACAGAGGAGGACATGAGGCGGTGCTCACCACTGATTGTGTCGGTCTGGGAGCTGCTGTGTTGACGGGTGTGATTGTGATGCTGCTGGTCATCTTGCTCGTCTTTCCCGTGGCGGTCTGGCGTTGGGAGCGGAGAACTGTTCCTGTTGATGTTTCTGAGCTCAAAGCCTGATGTCTGAGCGTCAGCACAGGACTGCTGCCCCCCTCAGACGGCCTCTTGAACTGCGGACCCAGGTGGATGTGGATCTTATTGTCCTCTGTTGTGATGATGTTGCTGTTGTAGTTCCTGACGTGTGGAGGCCCAGGTTGCGTCTCGGGGGTCATCTTGATCACGGTGCGGCCTGTGGTCATTTCGTGAGGCTCAGGTGAAGCACATGCTTCTGCCACAGGCGTGGTGCTGACGGTGATGATGGACACTGGAGACTGAAGGCGGCCTGAGCTGCTGCCGGTGCTCTTCTCTGGACTCTTAGCCCTGGAGATGGTGGTTATTGTTACTGGAGAGTTGGCTCCATCGAGACGTCCCATCGCGTCACAGGCTTTGCTCCTTGAGGTCACGGTCGTGGGCTTGGGGACGATTGTGATCCGAGGCTTCTGAAGGCCGAGCGTTGGGATGATGGTGGTGCTGGAGAAGAAATCCTCGGCTCTCGGGCTGCTGATCTCCAAGGTGGCCGTGCTGTTGTCGTGGTTCGGGGTCACTCGGATATGCAGAGGCTGGCCTGGCTTCTGGGACATGGTCATTTCCggtgagagcagagaggacagCCCGTTGCTCCTCACAGGACTCGTCTGATTGAGCGTGACggcctctttcttcttcatccaaGGTACCCAGGATTTTCTTGCCCCCAGCTCGGCAGACGCTGGAGGGTATCGTTCCAGAACCGTTGGCCTCTTGAGACCTCGTTGTCTGAGGTTGCTCATCAAGTGGTTTTCCTCAAGGACGGACTTTCTGATAAATCCCGCTGTCGTCTCGTCCTCAGCAGGATGGCTGGCCACCAGGTCAGTCTGCACTGCTGTGGATGTAACCGGAACATCCACCATCCTCCTGCCGTTCATACCAGGCCTCAGGGCCCGGCTGTAGCACTTGGTGGACTCCAGCTCCTTGGTGAGACAGTCCACTTCTTGAAAcatgctcctcttcttctcttcctcctccatgaaCCTCCGCTGCAGGACCGAGTAGTCCACCTGCAGCTGGGAGAGCTGGTCCTCCTTGTTCATCAGTTCGTGGATCTTCTCCTTCAGGGCCTGGACGTGGGCCTGCAGCTCCCGGGTTCTTGCCTCCTCCATCTTGCAGCGAGCTCTCAGCTCAGCCTCGGGACTCACGACTTCGCCTTTCTCTATTGCTTTGTTTCGGGCAATCTGACTTTTCATTTCTTCCAGCAGCTTTGAGAGGCTGTTTGCTTTGTCCTGCTCTGTTCTGAATTTCTTCTCCAGTAAATCATACTCGTCCTCTGTTTTCATTAAAtctccctccaccacctccagttGTTTGAGCCGGCTCTTAAGTCTCTCAGTTTCTAGCGTGAGCTCTTTGACTTTGTTGTCTTCATCTGGATTCTTGTAATTGTCCCTGTTGGCCCACTTCCTCTGCATgtccctctccgtctcctccagtCTGTCCATTCTTATTTTCATGCCACTTAGCTTGTTATTTAGCTCCCTACACTTTTCCTCTTCACTTGCCAGTTGGGTTTTCAACTCATCCTTCTCTTGGGCCAGACTTGTCACTTTAAcctccatctctgtcttgaaTTTGAGAAGCTTCTTGCTCTCGTCGATCAGCttctctgtgacctctgtgaccttgCCCTGCTCCGCTTTAAACATCTTACTCAAATCATCCCTTCTCTGTTCTTCCTGTTTTAGtctctccgccatgttttttctttcgtCGACCATAATGACCGTGAAGGATTTCAACTTTACGAGATCGTCTTTGAGGAGCATTTCTGTCTTCTCAAACTTTGACTCTGATGCTTCCAGTTCTTTCAGTCGGGTTTTCAATGTCTCCAGCTCAGCAGCCAGATCCTTCACAacacgtttctctctctccaggttcGTATGAAGCTGGGAACACTCTGTTTTGCTCTTGTTGAAAGCTCCCTCCAGTTTCTCCAGTTCAACCGTTCTCCTCTGCAGTGTATCCACGTCCAGCCTCAGCTCCACACTgtggttctcctcctcctgcagcctcttccTCAGCTCCCGGCACTGACCCTCTGTTTTAGTGATCTCCTCATCTTTACCCTCCATCTCCAGCACTCTcttcctcagagtctccagctcGGCCATCAGAGCGGAGTTGCCACACTCCCCTTTGCTGATCTTGTCCCTCAGCTCCTGCAGGTCCTCCTCAGATCTCTGCAGCACTTGGTTtctttcctccagctcctcgatCTTGTGAGCCAGTCCCGCCAgcttcagcctcagctgtcgGCTTTGTGACTCTTGGTTTCCCAGCTTTGAGGTCATCTCTTCGTGCTCCTGTGTGAACTTGGCCGCTCTGTGCTCCAGCTCGGCCTCCAGTTTGAGGACCTTCTGGCCTTCCTCCTTGGCGCCGTCAGTCACGGTGGCCAAGCGCTGCTCtttttcctgcagcttctgagCGAGGTCCTGGATCTTCTGGCTCTGCTGGTCGATCTGCTCGATGTGCAGCTGCCGTTCGTCCACCAACATCAGGGCAAAGGACTTGAGCTTCACCAGCTCCGCTCGGACCTTCTCCAGCCTCCTGCTGTGGTCCTTGTCCTTACGAGCCTGGTAGGCCTTTTCCTGCTCGAGCAGCCGTTTGAgtctaacaaacaaacagaagaaaacaacgaGCAGAAAGTGAATATCAAActaaaaaatattgtttcagtGCAGATGCCATCAATCCTGAATCCATTTCACTTCAAAATGTGACAAACATGCTCACAATCATGAAAGATTAGACACAGAAAAGGAATCGTTAGGGTTCCATCTCCTCATGTGAGAACGTTGTGAGTTTGACATCACATCTGGCGaacaaataaaaaccaacaactgtagtttcttttgtttctgtggACGTGGCGAGATCATAAAATAAACAGGATGAACGGGGGATCGACAGAAATGAAACGAGAAGCACATCAGGGCCTGAACCTTGGTGACTTCACTTGAGTAAAAGGGAAGAATCCCAGTGTGGAGCTGCTGGGATTTAGTCCATTCTGCTGGGACTTACTCAGATGATCAAGGTGAGAAGCTGGATTcatgtcttttaacagatgatAAGAAAGTTGATTCAGAAATGTTTCCAACTTGTGAAGGTGCGAACACGAAGACTCACATTCAGAAGAGCACAACAAACACCACTAAccctgcacacacgcacactgacacactggagCACACATGCTCACTGCAGCCAAGTTTAAACACTCATGTCTTTCCTCCTGGATTTGGTTTGAGCCGCATCTAAATTTCACGTCGTGTTCTGTCTGGAAGGGATTTTGTAAACTTAtccccaaatgtttttttaaaatgcatttagaaattcatttttaaataataatgtagTTTCTGGTTTGCACACGAGCGCATCCTTCTGAAACGTGCTTTTATTGAGATGATGAATCTCAAGATTGATTTGTTTCCATGTGGCTCAAACTGACTTTGACAAGACAGATTAAATATAAATCCGGTATGAATGAGCTGAAGCACCAGAATcctcagttgtgttgttttctgcactttcacagattttaacttgaaaagaacCAACAGGATGAAGCAATAACAGGAGGAACTGAAGAGCTGCCAACAGACTTCTGAGACTTTAACCTGTGTGGTGGATGTTTAGCTAATCTCTGCAGGAGTCTGCTTCTCGTCCTCGTGTTGCATTCAGGTCCCATCAGACTCTGAAGGTCTCCGCTGAACCGGTTTCACTGAACCTAACACAAAAGCTGGACTTACCAGCCCGTGGTGATGCAGGGAGGCTCGATCCACGTCTGAGTGTTTGTAAAGCGGAGCAGGAGCcacatgctgctgctgggagcctCACAGGATCCCACAGCCGGGGGAGGAGGGGCCCCCACTCTGCAGGGACTTAGCCATCACATTCCAAACATGTCATCAGTGGACAATGAAAAAGGTGGAAGCTGCTAAACAGCACCACTCCACTGGCTGGTGATGTCATCCCGGCCTCCATATATGGTGCACGGAGGCGCTGCCCCTgtgtggacgaggaggaggaggaggaggaggaggaggagatcaaaGCTCTcgagctcttcctcttctttcatACCGTTTCTGATTTCCCCCCCCTCGGCCGAGAGGAACAAGGTGCAACATAAGTAGTGAAGTTGAAACTTGTCTTATCTCTTTGTTCTGCTTCTTGTCCTCTTCCCAGTGTGCGTCTCCAGTTTGACCCAGTTGTCTCCCAGCAGAGTTTCCAGGGCACCGCAGCAACAATGCAGGGCGGGACGTTTTGTCTTGGAGAGGACAAAGATCAGTCTCTCTCATTATCTCGCCCTGTGTCGTGCAGAGGCAGAGCtcagggatttgaacccggcGGCTGGGCTGTGAGCTCATGGCTTCAGACGgcagaggaggcctgtggttccCTGAATGAGCCAAATATGAGCCGAGCAAAGAGTTCACAGATGCAGAGGCTTTCTGTCGCTGCTCCGCATTATCACAAATACATGTTCTTCACAAACGTCCTCACATGGCTCCGACAGTCGACTTCACTCGGCTGCTTCGTCTGTTTCACACGAGTCTCACTGGATCAAATCCTCGTCTGTCTTCTAGCTGAGAAGATGCTTTACTTTCTGTTATTCCAGCTGCACTAAATCTAATTTATCCCCTAATTGATGGTTCGATTGTTTTTACATATCATAGGaatagaaaacaataaaataaaataaaaagaattcaaCACAATCTTCTGTCTGAACCTTAACGAGCCTGACGAGGAGTATAACAAAGACTAAAAccaagttttatttaaaatcttttgCCGAACACGACCCAATGAGTCAGAGCCCTTCTCTGGTGTCTGATGCAGATTTGGTCTTTGTGTTCTCTTCTGGATGGAGATGATGATCTGAAGCTAATTACTCACATCCTCATTAACATTCAGAACCGAAcaaggagcaggaagaggagcaggaggaggaggaggaggaggaggaggaggagcagttgtCCTCGGAAGCATTTTCAACATGAATCTGATTTGTTCACCACTGTAAAATTACAGAGCAGAAAAGCTACATTTCTGTGTAGACAGATGTGGTTTACTGGTTTGAATCCTCGATTCTCAGCCCCCACTAACCCCAAACTGGGATTAGGAGTCTCAGGACAGCCTGGAGGATAGGACTCATCTAACCTGATGCTGCTGCTTGTCCTTTGACGACTTTGTCTTCTAATCGTTAcgttttaaaagaaatgtttctGAACCTCAGCAACATCGTCACTGCAGCGTTGTGTTAAACCTGCAGTGACTCTTTTTGGCCACTCGGGGCAGACATTGAAATCACCTTTCTGCTGGTGACGTTGTTCCACAGCCGGTTTGAGACGTTTTGAGACATTTGAGACGTTTGAGACGTTTTGAGACGTTTTGAGACCTTTGAGACGTTTGAGACCACGATCAGTCACCAGGAGCGTCTGTGTTGAATGTGCTGAGGAATCTAAGTCCAGTATTTTAGCTCCATGTTtggcctccaccacctcctgcagcaCACGCTTAACTTTATTAATACAGTTTAGTTTATATACGTTCAATTTAAAAGCTCTGACTCTTCTGTTTGTACTTCTTCACCGGGGGGGTTTTAGATTTAAAGAGTAGAAAGTTGGAGCTTTGTGCCGCTGGTTCCTGACGGCTACAGAGAAGTTTTATGGAGCATGTGGAGCAGATGTGATTCtgtgatgttttattgtgaagctcTGTCTTGTCCTCGTCTCCCTCGTCTGGGACTTGAACTTCGGTTCGATCCACGTTTCAGGACGAGAGCTTTTCAGACGACACTTCACCAGGATTTGACATTAAgtgtgaaaacaaatgtttgactGCTTCAAGATTTTGGAATAAACAACTCCAGACTCCCTGAAGCAGAttcacaggatgtggaagccgCAGCACAGCAGGGGCCCCCCCGACCACAGAGCCCTGACACCTCATAACTTAACATCTCTGATTATATTTGGTGGAGTAAGCTCATATAATCTTTAGAGACATAGGCTTACACTTTCAAATATAAACAATGAGAAGACTCGGTGGCACAGAGCAGCACATCCCATCATCTCAACCTCCTACACAAacccagactcacacacacacacacacacacacacacagacacacacacacagacagactcacacGGAGGCCTCACCTCTCCCGCTCCTGCTCCAGCAGGTTGGTGAAGTCGTCGCTCTTGTTCATGAAGTCGACGTGTTTGAGTTTCTCGTTGTCGAGATCGGCCACAGTGCGACGGTGACACTTCTCAGCCAATAGCAGCTGCTCCAGCATCCGTCTGTACGTCTCCTTCTGTTTGTCCTCCAGACGGTCCAACTGCAGAGGACACAGCCACGttatcctctgtgtgtgtgtgtgtgtgtgtgtgtgtgtgtgtgtgtgtgtgaacaatgAGCATGAGATTTATTCTGAATATTTTCATGCTCACTGTTGTTCAGTCTTTTCACTGCAGACGTCTCTGAGCAGAACTAATTATATTCTATAAAATgtctattttcttcttctttattctctGGAGCTGAACTGATGCAGGTTCATTTCATTCAAGATGATTTCATGCTGCATTTACATGAATGAAGCTCAACACCAAAATAAAACTTCATATTTAACACGAGGCTCTGACGTGAAAACCACAAGAACAAACTCTGGGATTTGaccttaaatataaaaactaattATTGAGTCAGTTATTTATTCTcttgaaataaaaactgtttcagTGCATAAATTGATTAAATTCTGTTGAACAATATTCAAGAATAAACTGcagctgcctctctccctctagTCCTGAGGAAcatgagtgccccccccccccccccccctcacctcggCCATGGGCTTCTCGTAGACGTCCTCCGTGCCGTGGTGGCCGGGTCCGAGCAGCCCGTCCCTCTGCAGCGCCTGCAGGGGTTTGGTGGCCACGGCTGAACCGTAGTGGGCCTCCAGCGCCTGGGGCCTGGTCCTGTCCGACTTCAGGAGGCCGATCATGTCCTCTCTGGCCTGAGGGGACAGGACAGGTCTCAATCCACACTCAGGGCTCATGAGAGACGAGGGAACAGCAACACGACACTGAAACAGGTTTGGGTTTGTCTGGGCTTTGATTTTGTACTGAACCGTGTGATTGAGCTGAAACCAGTGGGAAGCTGCTTCATATGGACCTCTAGTCCTGCTTGTGCCAGCAGAGGGAGCTGTTCCCTTCAGTCTACGTCTCGTTCATCTCATGATACCAGGCCTCACACACATAATCTTTACACCAACATGTGGAATCTTCCATCGTAACATCGTCTCCGCTCAACATTTAGAAACAAGATGTTTAATATGGATCTGCCTCAAACACAGTTTCCTCCATGTCTGTGCAGGATTTACCCAGAAACACGAGAATCTGCATCTATCTGAAATCCtgcagaataaaaacatgtgtgtgttgctgatggAAATACTCAAAACGCCCAAACAGACGAGCggcagcagcttcctgtctctctgctgtttaTAGATGTGGCTCCATTCGAAAACCCTATCAGGGAGGAGCCGGTGTCTCTGCTGTTTCCACTCGGACCCGTCGCCTGCTGTGAAATGTGAATCTGTCTCAGCTCTGGAACACTAATGTTGAGCTGCTTTAGGGAGAAACCATCAGAGTTGTTTCTGTAAATGAGAGAATCTCCAGTTGAGTTCTCTGGCAGGAGAAAGTCCAGAAGAAGTCCAGAGCTCACAGACAGCCCTCGAGTGTCGTCTTTAATAACGTTTCTCCTTCACCGCTGGAAGTCCAGTTACGACTGATaggaaccaatcaggaagagaacgtctcagcttcacttcctccagACACGTCTCGAGTTTTCAAACTAGTTTACAAAAGTCTTGCATTGAGTTAAGAAATCTCCAGAGTGATGTGGACAGCAGGCGTCAATAAGAACGTTTCTCTGccaatccagatgttttgggcTGTTAACGATTATTAATTAAAGTCTGAACTTTTTCATCATGGAGACTTTATATCTTGAGTTATGTATAAAAACTGTTTGATGAATCAGAAAGTGATCAAACTCTCACCTGAACTTCTCCCTCCATGATCCccagcaggtggagcaggtCCTTCTTGGTCAGATCTAGCGTTGTCGTCTTGCCGGTCTCTGCAGATCTCTGAGGTTTCTTCATCACGCCCGCTCTACCgtccttcatcttcctcttcatcagctcCGGGGTgttttcctgctcctcctcctcctcttgctgctGCTTGATGAAGCCTTTCGTGGGCTGGATGTGTTCCTGGTCTGGACCCATGGTGCAGTTCCTGGATCTCATCTCTATTCCTCAGCCTGTGAGAAGAGACGGCAGCAGAGGAAACTTATGTTAAAGATTTGGAAACGttccctgttgttgtgtttattcatttatacatCTTGAAAACAGAGAGAATTCTTCATCGTCTCTCGTCTTCTCTAGTTTTTAAAGCAACACATCTCATGAATCTGCTGCGGTGATGTCATCGCTCAGGAGTGAGACGCAGCTTTCGTGTCTCAAACAATCGACCGGGTCACACGGGAGAATAAAAGCAGAAATCTAACGTCCACATGGTCAATTTGACAGTTTGATCATGATTCAGGTCGATGAAGTCAAATCCGAGTCAAAGCAGAGATCCATCAGACACCTCTTGAACACCAGGGAAGTGAAGCCCGACACCGTCCACAGAAAACAAGCAGTCTACAGCCATCGGATCTGGAAGAGGCCAAAGTTCCCAGAGGCCGCAGCTCTGGATGAAAGCAGCCGGTGACTCAGCCAGAGAAAATCCTGGCAGCCGAGCGGCAGCAACCACATTAGCACCGCTTGTTATTAATAGTTGTTTCAGAGGAGATCTCCCAGGCATCATAATACAGAGCTGCCcccttttctctgtctgtgacGGTCAGGGACCTGGACGAGGAGCCGGAGGGTCAGTGTGAAGCCGAGAGGAtcctgaggctgcagcaggagggtCGAGAGCAGGAGGGAGTTCTGAGCTGCTCTGTATTTACTGAGTGtacacaacatgagcaacaacatgagcaacaacatgagcaacaacatgagcaacaacatgagcaataacatgagaaacaacatgagcaacaacatgagcaacaacatgagcaacaacatgagaaacaacatgagaaacaacatgagaaacaacatgagaaataacatgagaaacaacatgagcaacaacatgagaaacaacatgagaaacaacatgagaaacaacatgagaaataacatgagcgacaacatgagcaacaacatgagaaataacatgagaaacaacatgagaaacaacatgagaaacaacatgagaaataacatgagcaacaacatgagaaacaacatgagaaacaacatgagcaacaacatgagaaacaacatgagaaacaacatgagaaacaacatgagaaataacatgagcaacaacatgagcgacaacatgagaaacaacatgagcaacaacatgagaaacaacatgagaaacaacatgagcaacaacatgagaaacaacatgagcaacaacatgagcaacaacatgagaaataacatgagaaacaacatgagcaacaacatgagcaacaacatga comes from Pleuronectes platessa chromosome 17, fPlePla1.1, whole genome shotgun sequence and encodes:
- the LOC128459874 gene encoding filamin-A-interacting protein 1 gives rise to the protein MRSRNCTMGPDQEHIQPTKGFIKQQQEEEEEQENTPELMKRKMKDGRAGVMKKPQRSAETGKTTTLDLTKKDLLHLLGIMEGEVQAREDMIGLLKSDRTRPQALEAHYGSAVATKPLQALQRDGLLGPGHHGTEDVYEKPMAELDRLEDKQKETYRRMLEQLLLAEKCHRRTVADLDNEKLKHVDFMNKSDDFTNLLEQERERLKRLLEQEKAYQARKDKDHSRRLEKVRAELVKLKSFALMLVDERQLHIEQIDQQSQKIQDLAQKLQEKEQRLATVTDGAKEEGQKVLKLEAELEHRAAKFTQEHEEMTSKLGNQESQSRQLRLKLAGLAHKIEELEERNQVLQRSEEDLQELRDKISKGECGNSALMAELETLRKRVLEMEGKDEEITKTEGQCRELRKRLQEEENHSVELRLDVDTLQRRTVELEKLEGAFNKSKTECSQLHTNLEREKRVVKDLAAELETLKTRLKELEASESKFEKTEMLLKDDLVKLKSFTVIMVDERKNMAERLKQEEQRRDDLSKMFKAEQGKVTEVTEKLIDESKKLLKFKTEMEVKVTSLAQEKDELKTQLASEEEKCRELNNKLSGMKIRMDRLEETERDMQRKWANRDNYKNPDEDNKVKELTLETERLKSRLKQLEVVEGDLMKTEDEYDLLEKKFRTEQDKANSLSKLLEEMKSQIARNKAIEKGEVVSPEAELRARCKMEEARTRELQAHVQALKEKIHELMNKEDQLSQLQVDYSVLQRRFMEEEEKKRSMFQEVDCLTKELESTKCYSRALRPGMNGRRMVDVPVTSTAVQTDLVASHPAEDETTAGFIRKSVLEENHLMSNLRQRGLKRPTVLERYPPASAELGARKSWVPWMKKKEAVTLNQTSPVRSNGLSSLLSPEMTMSQKPGQPLHIRVTPNHDNSTATLEISSPRAEDFFSSTTIIPTLGLQKPRITIVPKPTTVTSRSKACDAMGRLDGANSPVTITTISRAKSPEKSTGSSSGRLQSPVSIITVSTTPVAEACASPEPHEMTTGRTVIKMTPETQPGPPHVRNYNSNIITTEDNKIHIHLGPQFKRPSEGGSSPVLTLRHQALSSETSTGTVLRSQRQTATGKTSKMTSSITITPVNTAAPRPTQSVPGSEVQSARSAATRIPVSKGVKATSKAVLGVSTVTRLESRAEGQSMKIELRKSTVCRGSAAGGKS